One Nocardia iowensis DNA window includes the following coding sequences:
- a CDS encoding alpha/beta hydrolase translates to MVNGDRGFTGVSVPSRGAIFALNATLRPLGSVLPPNRFGVAAARLGLAASCRLWFDRKLPHRVVDEPGPRGRTVGEWVGEPPRPGTPIIYYLHGSGYVGCSPTTHRGLVSELVRRLDRPAFTLRYRLAPKHRFPAAHDDVLNGYLWLLEHGHAAEDIVLMGDSAGGHMSLGLAVQLRALGIAQPAAIVAFSPLVDATWALAAARRAQVWDSFMSLSLASKMTGLYTGTTHFDDPRLDVLSGVGADLPPMLLQAGASEMLSADAERFGEAQRAAGGHCEVQLWPGMFHVFQVGHRLLPEARAALTAVEQFVADVATRSATRGSRSA, encoded by the coding sequence ATGGTCAATGGCGATCGAGGCTTTACCGGCGTGTCGGTGCCCAGTCGAGGCGCGATCTTCGCGTTGAACGCGACATTGCGTCCCCTGGGTTCGGTGCTGCCGCCGAACCGGTTCGGGGTGGCCGCCGCCCGGCTCGGCCTGGCTGCTTCCTGCAGGCTCTGGTTCGACCGCAAGCTGCCGCATCGGGTCGTCGACGAGCCGGGGCCGCGCGGCCGGACGGTCGGCGAGTGGGTCGGCGAACCGCCACGCCCCGGCACCCCGATCATCTACTACCTGCACGGCAGCGGTTACGTCGGTTGCAGCCCGACCACGCATCGTGGCCTGGTGTCGGAACTGGTGCGGCGGCTGGATCGCCCCGCCTTCACCCTGCGGTACCGGTTGGCTCCGAAGCACCGATTCCCGGCCGCGCACGACGACGTGCTCAACGGCTACCTGTGGTTGCTCGAGCACGGCCACGCCGCCGAAGACATTGTGCTGATGGGGGACTCGGCAGGCGGCCACATGTCGCTCGGTTTGGCGGTGCAGCTGCGTGCGCTCGGCATCGCCCAGCCCGCCGCGATCGTCGCGTTCTCGCCGCTGGTCGACGCGACCTGGGCGCTGGCCGCCGCGCGTCGCGCGCAGGTGTGGGATTCCTTCATGTCGCTGAGCCTGGCCAGCAAGATGACCGGGCTCTACACCGGCACAACCCATTTCGACGATCCACGACTGGACGTCCTGAGTGGCGTCGGCGCGGACCTGCCCCCGATGTTGCTGCAAGCCGGCGCCAGCGAGATGCTGAGCGCCGACGCCGAACGATTCGGCGAGGCGCAGCGCGCGGCAGGCGGACACTGCGAGGTCCAGTTGTGGCCCGGCATGTTCCACGTCTTCCAGGTCGGTCACCGCCTACTACCCGAAGCCCGCGCCGCGCTCACCGCCGTCGAACAGTTCGTCGCCGACGTGGCAACCCGGTCCGCCACCCGAGGCTCGCGCTCAGCCTAA
- a CDS encoding PPE domain-containing protein — protein MAERGWGTSGGAFNVGNDSPWSELRAQQKGNGDIVKVDTGVAHGCAKACSDMIRELRGYQKIINTEHIETMERLSPLFSGLNLTEAFKKKSRDLNDKLDQHIKALTDLGDLFKTAGLAYANQDADSKAKFKETIPRLGQVDTAPSGNDIKYSAPDYNKNKTSTMPAEKPTMPASIKDTEPIDVGLEAPKSMMGPQLVSLRESSKPEAAFRAGAVWKTLSERLVGESYKLEQHLQKVTVDNWRSPGADKAVGAVQRYGAVVQQLAMRMQVVGNYLTYTSQWLSATVSAMPYSHQGLSESQLNEYRDKYRDTYARGMTDTTQAFPVLPDPNYDLTPKQPPGQQPGQQQPGQQQPGQQQPGQQQPGQQQPGQQQPGQQQPAQQQPAKQQQQPTGGGPGGPGPGGPGPKAGVPAGQTTQDPSKLVEAVSKQQVKPEVEPKPASEEKSGPKEDKDPQKPGTGDGKPSTLPAAASSGQDMIGPLTNALSSGVQALSTGIQGAVEAATQMHAAELAAAQQQQLQIPDGQQPGEHDGQPGDADDKDKDDKDDKDKDEKDKDEKDGKDKEEETNPLLRLFPRAELPSIPTMSGVPQPLAAAFPFGPGEPGNGAPQAPWAAGVPNAFASGTPGALGIPGIGDGSVPEAAVRAASTAEVPQASTAAGGEFAAELGLPELRLPQTDNPVTET, from the coding sequence GTGGCCGAGCGCGGGTGGGGAACGTCAGGAGGAGCGTTCAACGTGGGAAATGACTCGCCATGGTCCGAGCTGCGGGCGCAGCAAAAGGGCAATGGAGACATCGTCAAGGTTGATACCGGTGTTGCCCATGGCTGCGCGAAGGCATGCTCGGACATGATTCGTGAGCTCAGGGGCTATCAAAAGATCATCAACACCGAGCACATCGAGACGATGGAGCGCCTGAGCCCGCTGTTCAGCGGCTTGAACCTGACCGAGGCGTTCAAGAAGAAGTCGCGTGACCTGAACGACAAACTCGATCAGCACATCAAGGCGCTGACCGATCTGGGGGACCTGTTCAAGACCGCGGGACTCGCGTACGCGAACCAGGACGCCGACTCCAAGGCGAAATTCAAGGAAACCATCCCGAGGCTCGGCCAGGTCGACACCGCACCGTCCGGCAACGACATCAAGTACAGCGCGCCGGACTACAACAAAAACAAGACGTCGACCATGCCCGCCGAAAAGCCCACGATGCCCGCGTCGATCAAGGACACCGAGCCCATCGACGTCGGGCTGGAAGCCCCGAAGAGCATGATGGGGCCACAGCTGGTCTCGCTCAGGGAGAGCTCTAAACCGGAGGCGGCGTTCCGGGCCGGTGCCGTCTGGAAGACCCTGTCGGAGCGGCTCGTCGGCGAGTCCTACAAGCTCGAGCAGCATCTGCAGAAGGTCACGGTCGACAACTGGCGCAGCCCCGGCGCGGACAAGGCGGTCGGCGCGGTCCAGCGATACGGAGCCGTCGTCCAGCAGTTGGCGATGCGCATGCAAGTGGTCGGCAATTACCTCACCTACACCTCGCAGTGGCTGAGCGCGACGGTGTCTGCGATGCCGTACTCGCACCAAGGCCTGTCGGAAAGCCAGTTGAACGAGTACCGCGACAAGTACCGGGATACGTACGCGCGGGGCATGACCGACACCACCCAGGCTTTCCCCGTTCTTCCCGACCCGAACTACGACCTCACTCCTAAACAGCCGCCCGGCCAGCAGCCTGGTCAGCAACAACCCGGCCAGCAGCAACCGGGCCAACAACAGCCCGGTCAGCAGCAGCCCGGTCAACAACAACCTGGCCAACAGCAGCCTGGTCAACAACAGCCCGCCCAGCAGCAACCCGCCAAGCAGCAGCAGCAGCCCACCGGCGGCGGCCCGGGCGGTCCTGGACCCGGCGGACCCGGCCCGAAGGCGGGCGTGCCCGCGGGTCAGACCACGCAGGACCCCTCGAAGCTCGTGGAAGCGGTTTCCAAACAACAAGTCAAGCCCGAGGTCGAACCGAAGCCGGCGTCGGAAGAGAAGTCCGGGCCGAAGGAAGACAAGGACCCGCAGAAGCCGGGTACCGGCGATGGCAAACCATCGACCCTCCCCGCGGCCGCGTCGAGCGGTCAGGACATGATCGGCCCGCTCACCAACGCCCTCTCCTCGGGCGTGCAGGCGCTGAGCACCGGCATCCAGGGCGCGGTGGAAGCCGCCACGCAGATGCATGCCGCCGAGCTGGCCGCGGCTCAGCAACAGCAGCTGCAGATCCCCGACGGCCAGCAACCCGGCGAGCACGACGGCCAGCCGGGCGACGCCGACGACAAAGACAAAGACGATAAGGACGACAAAGACAAGGACGAGAAGGACAAAGACGAGAAGGACGGCAAGGACAAGGAAGAAGAAACCAATCCCCTGCTGAGACTCTTTCCGCGCGCGGAACTTCCGTCGATCCCCACCATGTCCGGCGTCCCCCAGCCGCTCGCCGCGGCGTTCCCGTTCGGCCCCGGCGAGCCAGGCAACGGCGCGCCGCAGGCCCCGTGGGCGGCGGGCGTCCCCAACGCGTTCGCGTCGGGAACTCCAGGGGCACTGGGGATTCCGGGCATAGGCGACGGAAGCGTGCCCGAAGCCGCGGTCCGCGCTGCCTCGACAGCCGAGGTTCCGCAGGCGTCGACCGCCGCGGGCGGCGAATTCGCCGCGGAACTCGGCTTGCCGGAATTGCGTCTGCCGCAGACCGATAACCCGGTGACCGAGACGTGA
- a CDS encoding ESX secretion-associated protein EspG: protein MTQTWTFTDDEFDALWERYSNTHLPAPFMYTARTVRLDDYERESFQTWERLRRTLDSSFHEVLETFLRPEVSVVGYGWNEQDMNNPEKRTRVRAVRAGSRGYLMTQLPGETIWHSGGFVITDCGPHGLAEAALAALPQSDKAGRLKNVPIVVNRHDDGDYDTAGSVALDYSRDSSAQRSQQFFDIPATSTGAITIHQGRSKFGPRGILQEILMWRDLPDDGRYIIKVDNAPVAIGVGPERLRRMVDDAIEMILERMETHWEPDGLPERGRW from the coding sequence GTGACGCAGACCTGGACGTTCACCGACGACGAGTTCGACGCGCTGTGGGAACGCTATTCGAATACCCATCTCCCCGCGCCGTTCATGTACACCGCTCGCACCGTGCGTCTCGACGATTACGAACGTGAATCGTTCCAGACCTGGGAGCGGTTGCGGCGCACCCTGGACAGTTCCTTTCACGAGGTGCTGGAGACCTTCTTGCGGCCCGAAGTGTCCGTGGTCGGATACGGGTGGAACGAGCAGGACATGAACAACCCGGAGAAGCGGACCAGGGTGCGCGCGGTCCGGGCCGGTTCGCGCGGTTACCTGATGACCCAGCTGCCCGGCGAAACGATCTGGCACAGCGGCGGTTTCGTCATCACCGACTGCGGACCGCACGGCCTGGCCGAGGCGGCGCTCGCGGCGTTGCCGCAGTCGGACAAGGCCGGTCGCCTGAAAAACGTTCCGATCGTGGTCAACCGGCACGACGACGGCGACTACGACACGGCGGGTTCGGTCGCCTTGGACTACTCCCGCGATTCCTCGGCCCAGCGCAGCCAGCAGTTCTTCGACATACCCGCGACGAGCACCGGCGCGATCACCATCCACCAGGGTCGGTCGAAGTTCGGTCCGCGCGGCATCTTGCAGGAGATCCTGATGTGGCGGGACCTGCCCGATGACGGCCGGTACATCATCAAGGTCGACAACGCTCCGGTGGCCATCGGTGTCGGGCCGGAACGGCTGCGCAGAATGGTCGACGACGCGATCGAGATGATTCTGGAACGGATGGAAACGCACTGGGAACCGGATGGTTTGCCGGAGCGCGGACGCTGGTAA
- a CDS encoding YbaB/EbfC family nucleoid-associated protein: MAGHSERTATGSALGDRVRVTVDADGIVIDTHIELGGELVDYDTLAQALTEAAQNAQAALKLQAAPHR, from the coding sequence ATGGCGGGTCATTCCGAGCGGACGGCGACCGGTTCGGCACTCGGCGATCGAGTGCGGGTGACCGTCGACGCGGACGGGATCGTGATCGACACCCATATCGAGCTCGGCGGAGAGCTGGTCGACTACGACACGCTCGCGCAAGCGCTGACCGAGGCGGCGCAGAACGCCCAGGCGGCGCTGAAACTTCAAGCGGCCCCCCACCGGTAG
- a CDS encoding response regulator transcription factor → MRLAVVEDDDGVGDALVAALTARGYHVDRKRRGAELLASYHDYDAVILDLGLPDIDGLEVLRRLRQVSSVPVLILTARGGEHTIVTALRGGADDYLVKPPRIAELAARLETVTRRAGPREPTPVDVVTEDVRVDLVAHQVVVAGSEIPLTPKEFQLVQILVERPGTAVSRQQMMDRIWGDSSAAVSRVLDVHMAGLRAKLGRPGLIVTIRGFGYRWGAA, encoded by the coding sequence GTGCGGCTTGCGGTGGTCGAAGACGATGACGGCGTGGGAGACGCCCTGGTCGCGGCGCTGACCGCCCGGGGCTACCACGTCGACCGTAAACGCCGCGGCGCCGAGTTGCTCGCCTCGTATCACGACTATGACGCGGTGATCCTCGATCTCGGCCTGCCCGATATCGATGGGCTGGAGGTGCTTCGGCGGTTACGGCAGGTCAGCTCGGTGCCCGTGCTGATCCTCACGGCGCGCGGTGGCGAGCACACCATCGTGACCGCGCTGCGCGGTGGCGCCGACGACTACCTGGTGAAGCCGCCGCGCATCGCGGAGCTGGCCGCGCGCCTGGAGACGGTGACCCGCCGGGCCGGGCCGCGGGAGCCGACACCGGTGGACGTGGTCACCGAGGACGTCCGGGTCGATCTGGTTGCCCACCAGGTGGTGGTGGCGGGTAGCGAAATACCGTTGACCCCCAAGGAATTCCAGCTCGTGCAGATCCTGGTGGAACGGCCCGGTACGGCGGTGAGTCGCCAGCAGATGATGGACCGCATCTGGGGCGACTCCTCGGCGGCGGTATCGCGGGTGCTCGACGTGCACATGGCGGGCCTGCGCGCCAAACTGGGTCGGCCCGGCCTGATCGTCACGATCCGCGGCTTCGGCTACCGGTGGGGGGCCGCTTGA
- a CDS encoding YbaB/EbfC family nucleoid-associated protein — translation MAYEPANAQLAELMDSIHTSIKSMVRSQQKQALLTATAYAAGKKVAVVVNARGVVIETRFTEDISDLTPKELAAAVTAAAQDAAGQVERQTKAMIQELRDEQARLPKMSEIVQGLPDVEEMLPTLPEVSLAPPRARSRAQAVDDESVDGTMEFTDVVPFDHERQDRSGSDVAESGW, via the coding sequence ATGGCGTACGAACCAGCGAACGCGCAGCTGGCCGAGCTGATGGATTCGATCCATACCAGCATCAAGTCGATGGTGCGGTCACAGCAGAAGCAGGCGCTGCTCACGGCGACCGCGTACGCGGCCGGCAAGAAGGTCGCTGTCGTCGTCAACGCACGGGGCGTGGTGATCGAGACCCGATTCACCGAAGACATCAGCGATTTGACGCCGAAGGAACTCGCCGCCGCGGTGACCGCCGCAGCGCAGGATGCGGCCGGGCAGGTGGAACGGCAGACCAAAGCGATGATCCAGGAGTTGCGCGACGAGCAGGCGCGACTGCCGAAGATGTCGGAGATCGTGCAGGGCCTGCCCGACGTGGAGGAAATGCTGCCCACACTGCCGGAGGTCTCGCTGGCGCCGCCGCGTGCCCGCTCCCGCGCGCAAGCGGTGGACGACGAGAGCGTGGACGGAACCATGGAATTCACCGATGTCGTGCCGTTCGACCACGAGCGTCAGGATCGTTCGGGCTCCGATGTCGCCGAATCCGGTTGGTAG